A region of uncultured Anaeromusa sp. DNA encodes the following proteins:
- the larB gene encoding nickel pincer cofactor biosynthesis protein LarB, producing the protein MEKQQNLEETLQAFRQGDVSLEEMLTVCRQLPYEDLGFAKLDHHRAVRQGFPEVVFCEGKTVAQVRRIMERLAAKNANVLGTRANWEMYEAVREVLPQAVYHEEPRLICLERAALPKDEKRRIAVLSAGTSDIPVAEEAALTAEIMGNRVERIFDVGVAGIHRLLAQQQILQEANVLVVVAGMEGALASVVGGLVNKPVVAVPTSVGYGANFGGLSALLCMLNSCAAGVAVVNIDNGFGAGRLASMINHMR; encoded by the coding sequence ATGGAGAAGCAGCAAAATTTGGAAGAAACATTGCAGGCGTTTCGTCAGGGAGACGTGTCTCTAGAAGAAATGTTGACGGTGTGCCGTCAGCTTCCGTATGAGGACTTGGGATTTGCTAAGTTGGATCATCATCGAGCGGTTCGTCAAGGATTTCCCGAAGTGGTTTTTTGTGAAGGGAAGACGGTGGCGCAGGTGCGCCGCATCATGGAGCGACTGGCTGCTAAAAACGCCAATGTGCTTGGCACCCGAGCTAATTGGGAGATGTATGAAGCCGTTAGAGAGGTTTTGCCGCAAGCAGTGTATCATGAAGAACCTCGGTTGATTTGCTTGGAAAGAGCGGCTTTGCCTAAGGATGAAAAACGGCGGATTGCGGTGCTTAGCGCCGGTACCAGTGATATTCCCGTGGCGGAGGAAGCAGCGTTGACGGCGGAAATCATGGGGAATCGTGTAGAACGTATTTTTGATGTCGGTGTGGCTGGCATTCATCGACTCCTGGCACAGCAGCAAATTCTACAAGAGGCTAATGTGTTAGTAGTCGTGGCTGGCATGGAAGGGGCTTTAGCTAGCGTAGTGGGCGGCTTAGTGAACAAACCGGTTGTTGCTGTGCCCACAAGCGTAGGCTATGGCGCCAATTTTGGCGGTTTGTCGGCTTTGCTGTGCATGCTGAACAGCTGCGCTGCTGGCGTGGCTGTCGTTAATATTGACAATGGTTTTGGCGCAGGTCGTCTGGCCAGTATGATTAATCACATGCGATGA
- a CDS encoding HD domain-containing phosphohydrolase has product MASKNSRYYVLEDLRPGMVVAKEVLSPTDQVILSEGTELTDKLIAGLRFWEIKMVAIRISSEARSREKTVQPKGAVQKQFFGEYEAVSEEVAQQFDQIRQTQEVPLPELKAFVQNHLLQMVNAVGIVNHLHMLQQAGGPLFQHAMNVAMICGVIGRWLDLGHKELQELVLAGLLHDIGKVQLPEEYQDMAEPDDPAKAALYRRHTFYGYQLLKKCPGIPENVKFAVFQHHEKMDGSGYPLGLYGPQIHPVARIVSVANLYDRRTAGQDETSRMSPFAVAEMMLEEMFGTLDPATCLVFLNNVRDYFTGNVVELSDGRVAEVVHPGRFMATRPMVRTMDGLFIDLEKERGLRILNFVQA; this is encoded by the coding sequence ATGGCTTCGAAAAATAGCCGGTATTATGTGCTGGAAGATTTACGGCCAGGAATGGTTGTTGCCAAAGAGGTGTTGAGTCCGACAGATCAAGTTATTTTATCGGAAGGAACGGAACTGACGGATAAATTAATTGCTGGCCTGCGTTTTTGGGAGATAAAGATGGTGGCGATTCGGATATCATCCGAGGCGCGCTCGCGTGAAAAAACAGTTCAGCCCAAAGGCGCGGTGCAAAAACAATTTTTTGGCGAATATGAAGCCGTGTCAGAAGAAGTGGCGCAACAATTTGACCAGATCCGGCAGACGCAGGAAGTGCCGTTGCCGGAATTGAAAGCGTTTGTACAAAACCATTTGTTGCAGATGGTCAACGCGGTTGGTATCGTTAATCATCTACATATGTTGCAGCAGGCAGGAGGACCTCTTTTTCAGCATGCCATGAATGTGGCTATGATTTGCGGCGTAATCGGGCGTTGGCTCGATTTGGGACACAAAGAACTGCAGGAATTGGTGCTGGCTGGCTTGTTGCATGATATCGGTAAGGTGCAGCTGCCGGAAGAATATCAGGACATGGCGGAGCCTGACGATCCGGCGAAAGCGGCATTATATCGGCGCCACACTTTTTATGGCTACCAACTGCTAAAGAAATGTCCGGGAATTCCTGAAAATGTGAAGTTTGCCGTTTTTCAACATCATGAGAAAATGGATGGGTCCGGCTATCCTTTAGGGTTGTATGGGCCGCAAATTCATCCGGTGGCGCGTATTGTTTCGGTGGCTAACCTTTATGATCGGCGTACAGCCGGCCAAGATGAAACAAGTCGTATGTCACCGTTTGCGGTGGCGGAAATGATGCTGGAGGAAATGTTTGGGACCCTGGATCCGGCAACATGTTTGGTGTTCTTGAATAATGTTAGGGACTATTTTACAGGCAATGTGGTGGAGCTGAGTGATGGCAGGGTGGCGGAAGTGGTTCACCCAGGACGGTTTATGGCCACGAGGCCTATGGTGAGAACAATGGACGGTTTATTTATCGACCTGGAAAAAGAGCGCGGTTTGCGGATTTTGAATTTCGTACAAGCCTAG
- the larC gene encoding nickel pincer cofactor biosynthesis protein LarC, with amino-acid sequence MKVLYLDCFSGISGNMFLGGLVALGLPETELRGMLASLKVEGFSLDVEAVQKKGIAATHLDVRLHHHDHEHHHQQQEPGAHGHAGEAGHHGHKAPEPQHHHHEHRHLPEIEALLLKAPLPQAVQKRSMAVFYRLAEAEAKVHGTTPDKVHFHEVGAVDAIVDIVGTVYGLYYLGIEKIYASKVYTGSGFVECAHGRMPVPAPATAELLCGIPQAQGDIERELTTPTGAALLAELSDGFGALPEGFLCERIAYGAGGWDLPQPNVLRLCLGMLSEEPEQEDVILLEANLDDLSPQITAYSAEMLLKSGALDVWTTPVLMKKGRSGVVLSALCLPDKQAELEEIFFKETSTLGVRVMRLKRRIQARTFQEVETPWGKVQMKMGEDNAMPEYEDCRKLAQKEGIPLKKVQLAAWQALRSKPNES; translated from the coding sequence ATGAAGGTTTTGTATTTGGATTGCTTTTCAGGAATCAGCGGGAATATGTTCTTAGGAGGATTAGTGGCGCTGGGCTTACCGGAAACGGAGTTGCGCGGGATGCTTGCTTCGCTGAAGGTAGAGGGGTTTTCTCTGGATGTGGAGGCGGTGCAAAAAAAAGGAATTGCAGCTACTCATTTGGATGTACGCCTGCATCACCATGATCACGAGCACCATCATCAGCAGCAAGAGCCGGGCGCCCACGGCCATGCAGGCGAAGCTGGCCACCATGGTCATAAAGCACCGGAGCCGCAGCACCATCATCATGAGCATCGGCATCTGCCGGAAATTGAAGCGTTGCTGCTAAAAGCGCCGTTGCCGCAAGCGGTTCAAAAACGCAGCATGGCGGTGTTTTATCGTTTAGCCGAGGCGGAAGCAAAGGTGCATGGCACGACGCCGGATAAGGTCCATTTTCATGAAGTAGGAGCTGTGGACGCCATTGTCGACATTGTCGGCACGGTATATGGCTTGTATTACTTAGGAATTGAAAAGATATACGCATCAAAGGTTTATACAGGCAGTGGCTTTGTAGAATGCGCTCATGGGCGTATGCCTGTGCCCGCACCGGCGACGGCGGAGCTGCTCTGTGGCATTCCGCAAGCGCAAGGAGATATAGAGCGAGAGTTGACAACGCCTACCGGCGCGGCCTTGCTGGCGGAACTGAGCGATGGCTTTGGCGCGCTGCCGGAGGGCTTTCTTTGCGAGCGTATAGCCTACGGCGCCGGCGGCTGGGATTTGCCGCAGCCGAATGTATTGCGTCTTTGTCTGGGTATGTTGAGTGAGGAGCCCGAGCAGGAAGATGTTATTTTACTGGAAGCCAATCTGGACGATTTAAGCCCTCAAATTACGGCGTACAGTGCGGAGATGCTGCTAAAAAGCGGTGCTTTGGATGTATGGACGACACCGGTCTTGATGAAAAAAGGCCGCAGCGGTGTGGTGTTGTCAGCGCTATGTTTGCCGGATAAGCAAGCAGAGTTGGAAGAAATTTTCTTTAAGGAAACTTCTACGTTAGGTGTGCGGGTGATGCGTTTGAAACGGCGCATTCAGGCAAGAACGTTTCAGGAAGTGGAAACTCCGTGGGGTAAGGTGCAGATGAAAATGGGCGAAGACAATGCCATGCCGGAGTATGAGGATTGCCGGAAACTAGCGCAAAAAGAAGGAATTCCTCTGAAAAAAGTACAATTAGCGGCTTGGCAGGCGTTGCGTTCTAAGCCGAATGAGTCATGA
- a CDS encoding HD domain-containing phosphohydrolase: MRIKEIAVESLQSSMVSAKDVLDPNGRVLLAAGRLITPDLRLAMQRYGVTKVYVQQQGRENQRLARVEPLVSGAARIRLMHKVRRVFRAFAAERSDLDMKQLQELSYAVADELANRSHLLLALEDLSYVTNYLYAHSVQVGLISIALGLAMGLSRQEMAILGMGGFLHDLGKLTVPVHLLNKEGKFNREEFLQIQEHAAAGYRLLRKEKELDTRVMLIALQHHERYDGSGYPWAITGGNMHRLAAIVAVADVYDALTTNRIYRKRLNTRDAMAIIGSGEGRLFAPEAVQALKKMVIPYGLGETISLSDGRRGVVAMLNSTNWALPVVRVADGWLDLLQETQVRIIHTEPGR, translated from the coding sequence GTGAGAATCAAAGAAATTGCGGTTGAATCCTTACAGTCTTCCATGGTGTCGGCAAAAGATGTGTTAGATCCAAACGGGCGGGTGCTTTTGGCGGCTGGCCGTTTGATTACGCCGGATTTGCGTTTGGCGATGCAGCGATATGGCGTTACCAAGGTGTATGTGCAGCAACAAGGCAGGGAAAACCAGCGTTTGGCTAGGGTAGAGCCATTGGTTTCTGGTGCGGCGCGCATACGTCTAATGCATAAAGTTCGCAGGGTGTTTAGGGCTTTTGCGGCCGAGAGATCCGATCTGGATATGAAACAACTGCAAGAGCTGTCATATGCTGTGGCGGATGAATTGGCCAATCGGTCGCATTTGCTGTTGGCATTGGAGGATTTGTCTTATGTGACAAATTATCTTTATGCACACAGCGTGCAAGTAGGCTTGATTTCCATCGCCCTGGGGCTGGCAATGGGCCTTTCTAGACAGGAAATGGCTATTTTGGGCATGGGAGGCTTTTTGCATGATTTGGGAAAATTGACAGTCCCGGTCCATCTTTTAAACAAAGAGGGAAAGTTCAACCGGGAAGAATTTCTTCAAATACAAGAACATGCGGCAGCAGGCTATCGTTTGTTGCGTAAAGAGAAGGAGCTGGATACCCGTGTGATGCTGATCGCGTTGCAGCATCATGAGCGGTATGACGGTAGCGGTTATCCTTGGGCCATTACCGGAGGGAATATGCATCGCTTGGCTGCGATTGTGGCCGTAGCTGACGTCTATGATGCTTTAACAACCAACAGAATTTATCGAAAACGCTTAAATACTCGTGATGCCATGGCTATTATCGGCAGCGGCGAAGGCCGGCTCTTTGCTCCAGAGGCGGTGCAGGCGCTGAAGAAGATGGTTATTCCCTATGGACTGGGGGAAACTATCAGCTTAAGTGATGGCCGTCGAGGCGTGGTGGCTATGCTGAACAGCACGAACTGGGCATTGCCAGTAGTACGTGTAGCTGACGGGTGGCTGGACTTGCTACAGGAAACGCAAGTGCGCATTATACATACGGAGCCGGGTCGTTGA